One Neodiprion pinetum isolate iyNeoPine1 chromosome 1, iyNeoPine1.2, whole genome shotgun sequence genomic window carries:
- the LOC124224961 gene encoding esterase OVCA2 isoform X1: MTEVKKQLQVLALHGYYQSDVVFRGKIGSLRKAFKKEINFTFLRAPHKVPRDPSGKEAEEGAEAYGWWFNNKNSEFKATVSSPECVGLEESLRLVEKCFEEKGPFDGILGFSQGAAFSAILCAMQQQKLSPIRFNFAILISGFKSLCEPHSVFYNQQFSLPSLHIYGTTDQIIPTEMAEDLASLFTDATRLTHDGGDFIPSRKHLYNDFIQKMLTIKDDSANGSV; the protein is encoded by the exons ATGACTGAGGTGAAGAAACAACTGCAG GTTCTTGCATTACATGGATATTACCAGTCGGATGTTGTCTTCAGAGGAAAAATTGGTTCTTTGCGAAAAGCATTCAAGAAAGAAATCAACTTCACATTCCTGAGAGCTCCGCACAAGGTGCCTCGAGACCCGAGCGGtaaagaagcagaagaaggtGCCGAAG CATATGGCTGGTGGTTcaacaacaaaaattcagaattcaaAGCAACTGTGAGCAGCCCTGAATGTGTCGGATTAGAAGAAAGTTTACGATTGGTCGAGAAATGTTTCGAAGAAAAGGGCCCTTTTGATGGAATACTTGGTTTTTCACAGGGTGCAgctttttctgcaattttgtGCGCAATGCAACAGCAAAAAT TGTCTCCGATTAGGTTTAATTTCGCCATTCTCATATCGGGATTTAAGTCACTTTGTGAGCCACATTCCGTATTTTACAATCAACAGTTTAGTCTACCCAGTCTTCATATTTATGGAACTACAGACCAAATTATTCCTACTG AAATGGCTGAAGATTTGGCATCACTATTCACCGATGCAACCAGATTGACCCATGACGGCGGTGACTTTATTCCAAGCCGAAAGCATTTGTACAACGATTTCATTCAGAAGATGCTCACAATAAAAGACGATTCTGCTAACGGATCGGTGTAA
- the LOC124224961 gene encoding esterase OVCA2 isoform X2, with the protein MTEVKKQLQVLALHGYYQSDVVFRGKIGSLRKAFKKEINFTFLRAPHKVPRDPSGKEAEEGAEAYGWWFNNKNSEFKATVSSPECVGLEESLRLVEKCFEEKGPFDGILGFSQGAAFSAILCAMQQQKCLISPFSYRDLSHFVSHIPYFTINSLVYPVFIFMELQTKLFLLKWLKIWHHYSPMQPD; encoded by the exons ATGACTGAGGTGAAGAAACAACTGCAG GTTCTTGCATTACATGGATATTACCAGTCGGATGTTGTCTTCAGAGGAAAAATTGGTTCTTTGCGAAAAGCATTCAAGAAAGAAATCAACTTCACATTCCTGAGAGCTCCGCACAAGGTGCCTCGAGACCCGAGCGGtaaagaagcagaagaaggtGCCGAAG CATATGGCTGGTGGTTcaacaacaaaaattcagaattcaaAGCAACTGTGAGCAGCCCTGAATGTGTCGGATTAGAAGAAAGTTTACGATTGGTCGAGAAATGTTTCGAAGAAAAGGGCCCTTTTGATGGAATACTTGGTTTTTCACAGGGTGCAgctttttctgcaattttgtGCGCAATGCAACAGCAAAAAT GTTTAATTTCGCCATTCTCATATCGGGATTTAAGTCACTTTGTGAGCCACATTCCGTATTTTACAATCAACAGTTTAGTCTACCCAGTCTTCATATTTATGGAACTACAGACCAAATTATTCCTACTG AAATGGCTGAAGATTTGGCATCACTATTCACCGATGCAACCAGATTGA
- the LOC124218121 gene encoding uncharacterized protein, which produces MGFGVTTESRQSRSANFEYWVLYQLDPALRVRFLVQLEFQDKRSVVPALKVHYLVKLDFHDKRFVVPVEQVQYLVKLDFQNKRSVVLAVQVLDLVTFDLHNSFSVVFQFFVALHCSCATGPLPGVTRLPGHALRGSCAPSPLSGATRLQGQALSSFRAPGPLPVFEDNPRWVAVVVGCVWKWSEVVGGGWGWLRVIEIDEEETEEQDGEDEKNKVDEDDEDLCTV; this is translated from the exons AtgggctttggtgtgacaaccgaaaGTCGTC aatcgcgctccgcaaatttcgagtactggGTTCTGTACCAGCTGGATCCTGCCCTCCGGGTCCGCTTtctggtgcaactcgagttccaggacaagcgctccgtagttcctgcgctcaaagtccactacctggtgaaactggACTTCCATGACAAGCGCTTCGTGGTTCCTGTGGAGCAGGTACaatacctggtgaaactcgacttccagaacaagcgttccgtagttctggctgtccaggtccttgacctggtgacttttgaccttcacAACTCATTTTCCGTAGTTTTCCAGTTTTTCGTAGCTCTCCATTGTTCCTGCGCTacaggtccactacctggtgtaactcgacttccaggacacgcgctccgtggttcctgcgctcctaGTCCGCTAtctggtgcaactcgacttcagggacaagcGCTCAGTAGTTTTCGCGCGCcgggtccactacctg TATTCGAGGATAACCCGAGGTGGgtagcggtggtcgttggatGTGTTTGGaaatggtcggaggtggtggGAGGGGGTTGGGGCTGGTTGCGGGTGATCGAGATAGATGAGGAGGAGACCGAGGAGCAGGACGGGGAAGATGAgaagaacaaggtggacgaggatgacgaggatttgtgcact gtataa